From one Rhopalosiphum padi isolate XX-2018 chromosome 2, ASM2088224v1, whole genome shotgun sequence genomic stretch:
- the LOC132919478 gene encoding LOW QUALITY PROTEIN: uncharacterized protein LOC132919478 (The sequence of the model RefSeq protein was modified relative to this genomic sequence to represent the inferred CDS: deleted 1 base in 1 codon), with protein MLSVFSLIKPPKSGNSMIFEDNAPIITIADLKQITKDPANTSIRKKKIEKLKEKLNIISEEGCWGVDDIFLEQDYSDFTVLDRMVYYLAGYMAKRLTAKTKCQVYASSFKNLNITTYGTNADLIMPKSRGYLSHPNSNLFTIIKLLELSVDKFKDSPNVFEEAFEDLKKKKILNLFVKNTKKTVLPDMYTMYTIYITL; from the exons ATGCTTTCAGTATTTTCATTGATTAAGCCTCCTAAAAGTGGGAATTCTATGATATTTgaag ataacgctcctattataactatagctgatttaaaacaaattactaaAGATCCAGCTAACACTTCAATAAGG AAGAAAAAAATAGAGAagctaaaagaaaaattgaatattatttcagaAGAAGGATGCTGGGGTGTCGATGACATTTTTCTAGAACAAGATTATTCTGATTTTACTGTTTTAGACcgtatggtatattatttagctgg atACATGGCCAAGCGATTAACTGCAAAGACTAAATGCCAAGTCTATGCATCTAGTTTCAAAAATCTCAACATAACAACATATGGCACTAATGCAGATTTAATAATGCCTAAAAGTAGAGGATATCTTTCTCATCCTAATAGCAATCTtttcacaattattaaattgttagaaCTATCTGTTGATAAATTTAAGGACTCTCCAAATGTATTTGAAGAAGCTtttgaagatttaaaaaaaaaaaaaatcttaaatttatttgtgaagaacacaaaaaaaacagtattaccagatatgtatacaatgtatactatatatattacattgtaa